A genomic region of Lodderomyces elongisporus chromosome 5, complete sequence contains the following coding sequences:
- the vps5 gene encoding Vacuolar protein sorting-associated protein vps5, with translation MKINEPHTSTFNPASSSSSVTAPLISTFNSFSIDDPFANPFSDDKPQEEVEEEEEEKQEGFREQKQEQGQEKHNENNELEGGEQDDDFFKAGKVNGASDNGLYSPRKHHLQSQILSELTEGSDSFDLEQSLTKPTASKNISKSDQLFSDKDSPIKLSSSDQSSISSPSSVGPINLKKFKAKRPRRFDSKTNVQHLKGESENVNSNLLGPLTFENKQKRDKEEEKDVGNQGAQKEPTELTTEAIGNQMGTIHEELQGNKKNSNNSPSKQKTTPKNTTKNTETNSYAEAPSKNDNQLEITVGDPMKVGDITTAHIMYTIKTRNKNLDSPNFPQIKEVSVQRRYSDFRWLFHQLQANHPGRIIPPPPAKQSLIGRFNEKIIEHRRLSLEKMLNHINTKPLLCNDPDFVSFLTNENEGHAFGDASLDESAIQDGHSSVSSSFTTPTSTTTTTTTTTTATAAANAANAAASAAFASTGFMSSLFSSSTKYTEPDSYFTKKKQYFDDLEYNLKQLLKTLELIGTQRSDLSNIWEEIAITMEELAAVEITKSTSDLFNAFSQVQYHIKDNIERLNLSDQLTMGFTVEEYLRLIDAINYTFKTRIKIFESLSSLNAQVDKLSRKSSLSPEKSFELERMKERQSSLQKDFNEISNTIKSELDEFEMTRIDDFRNNVEIYIENAIESQKEAIEVYETFYSRYIAVDNE, from the exons ATGAAGA TTAATGAACCTCATACGTCAACGTTTAATCCggcgtcgtcgtcgtcgtcagTGACAGCGCCACTAATAAGCACTTTCAACTCATTCAGCATTGACGATCCATTTGCCAACCCATTTAGTGATGATAAACCACAAGAGGaagtggaagaagaagaggaagagaaacaGGAAGGTTTTCGAGAGCAAAAACAGGAGCAAGGGCAAGAGAAACataatgaaaataatgaGCTTGAGGGGGGTGAACAGGATGACGACTTTTTCAAAGCTGGTAAAGTAAATGGTGCTTCGGACAATGGTTTGTACTCACCCAGAAAGCACCATTTGCAAAGCCAAATATTATCAGAGCTAACTGAAGGATCAGATTCATTTGATTTGGAACAATCGTTGACCAAACCTACTGCATCGAAAAACATTCTGAAGTCAGATCAATTGTTTTCAGACAAAGATTCACCAATTAAACTAAGCTCAAGTGATCAATCTTCAATCAGTTCACCTTCTTCAGTGGGACCAattaatttgaaaaaatttaaagccAAGAGACCAAGAAGGTTTGATTCAAAGACAAATGTTCAACATTTGAAAGGTGAGCTGGAAAATGTCAACTCGAATTTATTGGGGCCATTgacttttgaaaataagcaaaaaagggataaagaagaagaaaaagatgtgGGAAACCAAGGAGCACAAAAAGAACCAACAGAATTGACTACTGAGGCGATTGGAAATCAAATGGGGACTATACATGAAGAGTTACAAGGCAATAAGAAAAACAGCAATAACTCTccatcaaaacaaaagactacaccaaaaaatacaacaaaaaatacaGAAACAAATTCATATGCGGAAGCACCACTGAAGAATGATAATCAACTTGAAATCACTGTTGGTGACCCTATGAAGGTTGGCGATATCACTACCGCGCATATCATGTACACCATTAAAACACGCAACAAGAACCTCGACTCACCAAATTTCCCACAAATCAAGGAAGTTTCCGTGCAAAGACGTTATAGCGATTTCAGGTGGTTGTTTCATCAACTACAGGCAAATCATCCTGGTAGGATAATTCCACCTCCTCCGGCAAAGCAAAGCCTTATTGGCAGatttaatgaaaaaattattgaACACAGACGATTATCCCTCGAAAAAATGTTGAATCATATTAACACTAAACCGTTGTTGTGTAATGACCCAGACTTTGTTTCGTTTTTGACGAATGAGAACGAAGGTCATGCATTTGGCGATGCAAGCTTGGACGAATCAGCAATTCAAGACGGCCACAGTAGtgtttcttcatcttttacCACACCcacttcaacaacaacaacaacgacgaCCACGACCACGGCCACGGCTGCTGCTAATGCCGCTAATGCTGCTGCCAGTGCGGCTTTTGCCTCTACTGGGTTTATGAGTTCGTTATTCTCACTGTCAACAAAGTATACAGAACCGGACTCGTATTTtacgaaaaagaagcagtattttgatgatttggAGTATAATTTGAAGCAACTTTTGAAAACCCTTGAGCTAATCGGAACACAAAGACTGGACTTGCTGAATATTTGGGAAGAGATTGCCATCACCATGGAAGAGTTGGCTGCAGTAGAAATCACAAAGAGTACTAGCGATTTATTCAATGCATTTAGTCAAGTGCAATACCATATAAAGGATAATATCGAGAGACTCAACTTGTCTGACCAACTTACAATGGGGTTCACAGTAGAGGAGTATTTGAGATTAATTGATGCCATTAATTACACGTTCAAGACCAGAATAAAAATCTTTGAGCTGCTATCTTCTTTGAATGCCCAAGTAGACAAATTGTCTAGGAAACTGTCGTTGCTGCCAGAAAAGTCCTTTGAATTAGAGAGGATGAAAGAACGCCAATCTAGTTTACAGAAGGACTTCAATGAAATAAGCAATACTATCAAGCTGGAATTGGACGAGTTTGAAATGACCAGAATTGATGATTTCAGAAACAATGTTGAGATATACATTGAAAATGCTATTGAGTCGCAGAAGGAAGCTATTGAAGTTTACGAAACATTCTATAGTCGGTACATTGCTGTTGATAATGAGTAA